The Telopea speciosissima isolate NSW1024214 ecotype Mountain lineage chromosome 11, Tspe_v1, whole genome shotgun sequence genome includes the window agtcaatttatgcatgatccctacacttctcatatggaggttgttcttcgtattctacaTTATTTGAAGTCGGCTCTGGAAAGGGCATTCTTTTGTcctcacatggtcacctacgggtagaggcatacaccgatgctgattgggctggttgtgGATCGAAAGTCCATTTCggatattgttcttttgtaggtggaaatcttgttacctggcgtagcaagaagcagaatgtagttgctcgttctagtgccgaagctgaattcagagctatggcacaaggtatttgtgagttactttggcttaaagggTTGCTACAAAACTTGGGTCTGcctattcgccttcctatgatgctgtacTGCGATAACAAGACTGCAATCagtatagcacacaacccggtgcagcatgaccgtaccaaacatgttgaggtggataggcatttcatcaaggagaaattagaagatgggCGGAtatgtattccctttgtgacttctTCGGATCAGCTTGtcgatatcttcaccaagggtgcACGAAAATTATTTcaccctaatctagtcaagttgggcatgatcgacatatttgctccaacttgagggggagtgttgaataatgtaaaccagaataccgtgggggtattctggtcctttgggtgctttagtattatgttttatagttgtttatgtactgcctagctgtATTGGCtaggcaggggtattttggtcatgtaatttcgtattccagcattataaataaaggtgcctgggtgatcacaatagatcattcaagttttctcagttctgttttttagtattctagttttgaacaattatcttattttttctattcttttcttatcTTGAGATCCAAACATTAGCTTAATATATCTGTCCCATATTTTAAGCAAGAAGAATCTGCATCTTACCAGGGTCGGTCAAAATGGCCAAGTCAGATaattcaaatcaaaagcaaaacTCTTAAATTGCTGTGTCATGACCATGTATAATGGGATTACCCAGTGGCAAAACCAAACATTTCCATGGCATACTTAATAAGTTGGTACAATTCCTTTTGCAATATATTACCATAAACCTGGGTTTGCATCTTCATCAACTAACCTACCAGCCCCCAAAATGCTCACCTAATAAGAAAGACGCTTGTCCCTAACATCTTAAAATAGAGAAGTGTTTGCCATGGCAGAATTCAGAAAATGAACTGCCCTTATTGTACAGAACACAAATCTAATACTTGCAGCAGGTTGCCCACCATACTCTTTGCCTTGCTCCCATTACCAGCCTATTGGATGATCGAGGTATACATCTTCCTTAAGTtctgttttgggattttctcctTTGAATTCCCTTGGATGCTTTACCCACAATCATAATAGGGGATTTTCACTCCCTTGCCTACTTCACCAACATCCCAAAAGGCATATTAGTTATCCTTCAAAGATATTTGGATCCCTGCTATGAGACTAAGGTTCTGCTTGTTTGTAGCTTACCTTTACAGCAAAAAAATTCTGGCAAAgtcaaatcatcatcatcattgttatTATCTTTCCCACACTCCAACATGACAAAGAAACATATTTGGGCATGGTTGACCGAGGAAAAGAATCCAGCCATATGACCGGGGGGGTCCAAGGGTGGCACTTGTATCATGGACCAAGATGCCAGCATTATTTTTGGAAGGCTTAAACTTAGTGTCACAAAGCATTGTGAATTGACGCCTGTAACAAAGACAACATACACCCCTCACAAAGCATTGTGAATTGACGCCTGTAATTGACGCCTGTAACATTTACAACGAATCTTTTCCAACAGCTATTTCTCTTACCCTAGGATTTGAATCtgaaaaaaattgggaaaattgCCAAAAACCTGAGtgaaacatattgaaattgGAAAAATATTTATGTTTCCACAGGGATAAAAATAACTTCACGAGTCGAGTTTCAGAAATTAACTTCATCTACAATGTCCTTTGCTTTCATGGACTATCAGATTGCTGCTGACTGACATAATTCCAATCTGTAAATAATTTCTTTGTCCCTTCCAGTTCCATTGCTTCTTATTGCTTTGCTTCCTTATCACCTTCTTTAAAAATTCCAGAAGTAGCATTCTCAGAATCAACAAATACAATCCTGGATTTTGAATTTGTTCTTTTAGCCACTTCAGCAAAAAGCCTATTCATAGAGCTTGCCCTTTATTTTTTCCAGGTAATGAGAAGAAGGCTTCCAGGTTTGTGAAATAGACAGTTTAAATTGAGAAATCTAAAAAACTGGACAATTCAAATCTGTATGCAACATAAGGCATGTCACAAATCGTTGTTAGACTGGTCAACCCTTTTTCAAGAAcaatattagaaaaaaaaaaaactggaagttgttttccaaatttttgtatTACATTCAGTAAAATAATTTCTTATCTCTTTAGGCCTATATAATTTCCTTTTGCTTTTAAGACAGTTCTTGTAAAATATTTCATTGAATCAACTAAAGCCTAAGTCAGCATAAAACACATTAGGCTTAGGAGGATCTCCGTTGGCAAAAccatcaaaatagaaaatatcttGATGATACAAACACAAAAAGAAGTGGATCAAAAGTAAGTATAGAAAAGATTTTGATGATACAAACACGAAAAGAAGTGGATCAAAAGTACTTAGCCTAACATACTAGGTGGTCCCATTATGGAGGCAAAAATAAACATGTTGCATGAACCTCAATATGACAAATAGAATCAGTTATTACTCACCTTCATCTCAGAAGATCGTTTTGTTTTCAGACTCAAACAGTCAAATAGAGCATTCCACTTCTCAGAACAGTTGTCAAGTACTCCAAGCCTGTAATATTGCTGCATCTGGTGAACTGGAGCTGACAAGACATGAATTTCCTTCAGTTCAACAGCCTAATGCTAAATGCAAAAGTATAAAcaaatatgaaaatatattcATGTAATTAAAACATCACCTAAAAATTAATTCAACTCAACTTTGTTCAGGAGTCAAAAAAAATCAGCTAGAAATTAAGTCAGCTCAACTTTGTTCAAAGAGTGAAAAAGGACGGGAGAATGATAACAAGAAAGTTACACAGCAGGTTAAAGCTGAAGTAGTAAGCTAATGCTTAATCAGAGAAATTTTAAGATTCCAGTATCACACATCAATTATACATGTgtatctcttttttgttttctcttctgtttATCATTTTTGATTGGTACAAAACAAAGTGCAACTTATCAAGCCTACTATGAAATTTTACTCTAAATCACTCCACTACTTGTAGCCCATTTCTTCCATTTGGAAGTCATCAAATCTTTGGTAATGCAGGCTCAATCCAGTTGACGAGGTCAAACTTCAGAGGTTGCAAGTAATGAATCCATATTAGGAGACATTTTTGAAGAGGATTGATGTGAAGCCAATTAGTATCAAATTCCATAATACAAAAACACATATTTCTGTCCAATAAATTAAACTACCATTTCTTCCAtacatcttcttttctttggtttctCGATAAATCAAAAATGTTTtctaataaagaaagaaaagacccCCAAATCTTTACAAGGTCCAAATGGACTAGACAAAAATATGCTGGAACCCTAGGTGGGTTGTCTACCATATCCTCAATTTGtctatcttcttttctcttctttattctcTATTTTATCCTTATTTCTTATAATAATTCCTAAATGGGTATTCTTTTCCAGCTATTATATTGAATCAGATTGTTCTGACTCTAAATTCTGAAAACCTTATTTCCAAATCCTAGAAACTCTATTCCTTAAACTCCAATGGAAACTACAGATCCAACTATTGTCAACATTTGATCacctaacaaaataaaaaccaaaaagtaaATGCCCCAATTCAAGCCCTTAGAAAATCTTCATAATTTCCCACCACCTTTTCATTTTGGTACAGTCTTACAGCAGCATTTTATCCAAGGCCTTAAAGAGACTCCTTAACTTATCAAAACCCTAGTACACAATAAGTCTCTAAATTATTAAATTTGAAATTCCATCTAAGTTAGGGATCCAATTAAACCAAGAACTTCCCAATAATAAAAAGAGATTGCCAAGGGAAAAGCTTTTAACCacctctgatttttttttttttttttttttttttgggggggggtgggataACATATGCACATTGGTTCTTCACTTCCAATAAGACCTCTAAACTCCCTCCAGCCAACACCTTCAGCCTATATAGTGACTCTTATTCTTTGATCTTCCAGCCCATTTGGTCAAATATTCAAGTGCAATAAGATCAATGCCACTAACAGTTTGCCCATTACACCACATTCAGCATTTATGAAACGTTCCCTGTTCCATAAATTCTTGAACAAGCAAGGTTTAAGATTCAAAAAGAGACAACTCATTCAATTAAGATTGTTTTCCTACCATGGGAACCCCTGGAGAGGGAAGGGGCAGAAGGTtgtataaataaaagataaaaaggaaaagttttttttcatgttttttgggtgcaaatagaaaggaaaagttCAAAACAGTAATATTCAAAAGGGTGAACGCAGGTAACAAAACGAAATGCAGAGGATTCTAAGCATTTAGAGATGAATCAAACCGAGTTTCATGGTAGAGAAGGCAAGTGTGCGTGCAATAGCAAAACGAGAGAGCATCGAAGCAAGTGGTGCAGGATAAGCGCGATCCAGAACTGGAGGACTCTGACTTTTTACCCATTGATCTTTGAGAAGAAAGCCCCTGTATCAAGCTTCTGTTAATTTGTGTGTCCACGTCACAATTCCTACTTATTTGAGCAGAACCAATCAAGAAAaatcctccctctctctcagaTTAATTTGCAAAGGACTGCGATCATGAGCAGTGTCAACAAATCTCACTTATAATCAACTGGAACGATCGCTCTTCAAGAAATTGGAATGTAGCAGAAGAGTAGTGAGCTATCGATCGCCccttctccctccccctctcccacGCAGTCGCGCGGAATGGAAAACAATCAACGGAATATATTAATGGGAGAATTTCCTCAAATTTGGATTTCTTGCACAGCACACAGATGGTTGCCCGAATTTCCATCCTTTTCCaatcctctccctcttttttctttccaattacCACATTAccctttctaccaaaaaaatgagCTAAATGCATGGATCTTTATCACGttcagttccctgcccggtccaattccccaattcctctaataaggggggagttgaatgaccaccttatccctacccaaacactctacccaggtggggtccgtcaccccctattagaggaactggggaactaggccgggcagaaaactggaggagataattttgcCTTTAAACTGGAACAGTGGACAATAGTCAAAAACCCATTTTGAATGTTCACATACATGAACAACTCATAGTCGTCCAGATGGAACATTCCCACGGAATAGATTCTATTTGAACGGTTGTGAGTTGTTCACGAACACTCACATATGTGAAATTCCCTGCACTCTCAAAAATGTACTctggctccgtttgtttcggcgtaaaataggtgaaaactaaaattttgtaatcaaatTTAATTTTTCGCTATTTGTTTTGAACTTTGTAAAATTTATAACAAGGAAAATTTTAACAGAATTCATACATTCTCCGTTTGTTTTGGCAtgaaaaattttacatgttgaaaagttttccaatgtttatttttcttcaggtaaaattttatgtCGAAACAATCGAAGCTCCAAAAAGGAAGCAGAAAAATTTTACTCTCTAATAAACGAATTTTCACTCGACTggagaaaataaagtttttgTCCCATCGTTCACGATCACGATAGAGTCCTTCACAAGTTCTTTCTAAGGACCACCTGCAACTCCATTTCGTGCTTCTTTTGCGATCAATGGAGAAGATCATCATCTGTTCAATTCAACTGATGTACGTCTCGGCCTTTGGGCATCCTGAGCTTCCTGAGGATCCCCTGCAACCCTAGGGGCAGAGATAGAGTTGTTGTCGTCCTTGTCAAACACATTAAAGGCCTCCATCAGATCTCCCTCCTCCTGTGACAACGACGATTCATGGGTACTGGAGTGCCACTCCAAATGCAATTGATGGTTGATTAGCGGATTTCGTCGGATTGTGGGGGCTGCAGTGCTTCTTTGCTTCTCACACTTTTACAAAAAACATCTTTCCTACCATTATTCTCCCCGTTTTAATCTTTCCACCTTTTGTAAATTAGGGGAGTTGTGGCAGAAAATTTTCTTGGCACAAGGGCGGCACGATGCATGCGACCaagtagtgttctctttcccaataAAATATTGTAAATTATCATAATCAAATGCGGGGTATGACATAACTCAATGGTAAAAACAAATTCAACTACAAAAAAATGATTAAGACCCTAGGCTAGGGATGATATgatggaaaatgaaaagtgTCAGAATGAAAATGTAATTTAAGAGCCAAATTTATGAAAGTGCCCCTCTAGAGGGCCAACATGTGTACAAAGGCataaaatcacatttaaatgttaCAAATGCTGGAAACATGACTAAATAACATTAGAGCCATGCATGTGAATTATTAAGAATACTTACAAGGCAAAAACGTGCAGAGTggttaaaaatacaaaaatgcccttattaggggaaaaatgcaaatatgcatgaaaaccTGATGAAAATGCAAATGTATGCTTGAAACATGTTTATAAAGGTTAATTAGCATATTCAAAGAGAAGGATAAGAGCCTTCCGGAGCCCAAAACATGATTTGAtcgtaaatgaccaaaatacccctaaagaGAAAAATGGTAATACTGTCGGGATGTGTAATTTTAAGCCATTTCTGGAACTTCAAATGATATTAAACATTCAAAAATGACCAAATGTGCCAAGTTATGGTGGTGGAAAGTCATCTTGGGATTGCACTTGTTAAATTACCATAATGGCCCCAAAGAGCAAGAGTGCCTTTTTATGCATGGCTGTGACATATGATGAGCATGTATGCACAtagaaattttctaaaattacttgaaacaaaatggaatgcatgaaaaatattttttatgatatttttttaattttatcatgtttttgagattttcatttataaaattatcattacCCCTAGAATGATTAATAAGGTagggaaaatatttttaatcacAAGGGAGGGCATATGATTAATAAGGTAGACCACAATCTCAAAGGCAAAATGTTAATAAGTTTGAAGCACAGAACTTTGGCCAAGTAAAGTGAGTCGTGTGTCTACAATGTGGCGATGACGCAGTTCAATAAAGCCTTGTTGCTAATGGGTGTGAGGATAGGCTAACTGATGAACGATTCCTAGGTGAACAAAATATTAACGAAGAGTGCGAAACTCGCCCTAGTCAGTTTGGACTGACCTAATTTTTTGATTAAAATAGCGCTCAACTAAAGTCTAAAAATGTCTACTTCGCCGAAGAAGCCTTTTACGAAATGGCTTTGAAACCAGATGTTGCCGtctaaaattggtttttttaCTTGGCAAGTGCTTTGCAGCTCGATCTCAACGGATGTTGTAATTATGGCAATGGGCATTCCCCTTGTTTCTAAATGCTTATTTTGTGGATCTCCTGTCCGGGAGTCGGCAACATACTGTTTGGTGGTAAGAGGAATGACTAACAGGGTAtgggtttttttctcaaaaCTGGTTGACATAGAACTGGTGCCCACCCAGGATGTGAGATGTAGAGTTTTGTTCTGGCAAGGTCATGCTCATGGAAGGGGTCTCGGTGGTGTGATCATTgttttgctttccttttttgttgtttgGGAATTGTGGAAAGAGAGGAACAATCGTAGGCATGGGGAAAGAGCACATTCGGCCAGTCACATTGTGGAGGTAATCTGTAATTGGGTGAGAGAGGTTCCTTTTTTTCCTGCATTTCGTAAGCATTCAAATCTCCAGGACTCTATGATTCTCCAATTTTTTGGGATTGCTCAAAAATTGATTGTCCGACGTCCTCCTATCCCCGTGTTCTGGTGCCCTCCTTTCACTATGGTGGAGCTCAATATCGATGGTGCTTGCAGGGGAAATCCGTGGGAGGGTGGTAGTGGGGGGCATAATCAGAGACAAGAATGGTCATGTAATTGCTGCTTTCGCTAATCACTATGGTGCTTGCACAAATAACATTGGAGAACTGAGAGCGTTGAGGGATGGTTTGAGCCTTTGTGCAAATTTGGGGTTTGTGGGAACTCATGTTAACTCTGACTCGGAGGTGACTATCAAGTGTGTATAAAAAAGAAGGTATAGTCTTTGGAAGGGTTGGTATTGGTTCCAGGAGATTATGGATCTCATCGAGTCTACTAGGCCGTTGATCTCCTTCACCTATAGAGAGGGGAACAGGGCAGTAGACTGATTGGCCAATTTAGCTTGTGATTTGACATCTGATAATTATTTTAGTGGGGAGATGAATCTCCCTCTGGAGCTTCGGCGGATTACCAGAGACAATTTTTCCTGTGTTAAGGAAATAGGTTTTTTGCTTGGGGTTGCTTGTAAGGGCTGTGAGCTTTTCTTGAATGCGATGGTTTAATATCTGTTCGATTGGGGTAAGGCTGGTATGTCCctccccttgtattctttcatACTCTTTGATTGATCTTTTAATAAAATCGTAGGGGTTGGCcagggtcccagataatatttgggttaaaaaaaaagtttaaaaatttgaaaataaaaaaacactgaGGAGATAGTACCAAATATATTTAgtatagtcatcaacaaaaataacaaaataccAATGGCCATCaattgaagaataaaaaaaaggtccCGAAACATCTGAAAAAAATAACAACTATGTATATGAGTTTCTTGTAAAGATAAACGGCTTGCCTTGCCCAATTGGTAGGAAAGATAAAGAGAACACTTTTGAAAAGAACTACAAGGTAAACTATGTGTGTGGATAATTTGATGCAACACTCGGTCCTGAGAGCAAGGTATGCCTAGTTTTTTGATCCTTCATAAGAATAAAGGTTGAAATTCAAAAAGGCCGCTATTATCACTTGCAAACTATTGAACAGAAATTAAGGATTTTGTAATAGATGGAACATGCaaaatttttgataaattaaAAGAACGGGATTGAGAAAATAGAACTATAGAACCAATATTAGAAATTGACAaccccttaccattaccaactTGGAGCTGATCCGGACCAATTTATGCCTTCAACGAGGAGAAATGATGAAGATTAGGATTCACATAATCTGTTGCTCCACTGTCTGGAAACTAGGTGGTGGAGTTGGAAGGATATATGGGTTGGATGTGGTATAATTGGCCATCAGGTAAAGGTGTGGTGGCGGG containing:
- the LOC122646090 gene encoding uncharacterized protein LOC122646090, coding for MGKKSESSSSGSRLSCTTCFDALSFCYSPVHQMQQYYRLGVLDNCSEKWNALFDCLSLKTKRSSEMKEILETREKTKPHIWTFRTPEEASDHWNELFGHVNDPE